TCTTCCGGCGCACCCCGAAACTCGTCCGCCAGTCCGATCCCGAGGTCTATCACCTCTCCCTCCTGCTGCAAGGCGAGGCCGCCGCCGACTGGGGGCGACGGCAGGCGGCCTACCACGTCAACGAGTTCCACACCAACTCCTCCTCCCGCAGCTACGACATCCACACCGGCCCCGAGCCCGTCACCATGGTCGGCGTCGAGATCCCGCAGTCGCTGGTGGCCCTGCCGGGGCACCGCGCCGACCAGGTCATCGGACGCCACATATCGGGCCGCGAAGGCGTCGGCGCACTGCTCGCGCAGTTCCTCCTGCACCTGGTGTCGGACACCTCGGCCTATCAGCCCTCGGACGCGCCCCGGTTGGGCGCGGTCGCCGCCGACCTGGTCACGGCGGTCTTCGCACACGTCGCGGACGCCGACCTCAGGTTCGCGCCGGAAAGCCGCGGCCGCACCCTCGCCCTCCAGATTAAGTCGTTCATCAACCGGCGCCTGGGCGACCCGGACCTGACCCCCGCCGGTATCGCCGCGGCGCACCACATCTCCCGCAGCTACCTGTACCGCCTCTTCCAGGCCGAAGGTCTCACCGTCGCCTCCTACATCCGCGACCAGCGCCTCGAACACGCCCGCCGCGACCTCGCCGACCCCCGGCTGCACTCCCTGCCCGTCCACGCCGTCGCAGCGCGCTGGGGTTTCCTCCGCGCCGCCGAGTTCACCCGGGCGTTCCGCGTCGCCTACGGCGTTCCGCCCAGCGAGGTGCGCGAACGGGCGCTCACCGAGGGCTGACCCTCCCGGCCGCCGGACCAGGTCCGGGACCCGTCAGCCGTGGACGCTGTGCCAAGCGGATGTGGACCCTCCGCCAACGACACACCGGGCGTTCCTCCTGCATCATGGTCACCCGCGGCACCGCCCGCGACCTGCGGAAGCCGTGCCAGGATCACAGGGGAGTCCTGGCACGGCCCGAGTGGTGAGGGTCCTGCCACCGGCGTACGGTCGAACGGTGGACCCGGCGGTGGACGCATCCGTCCACCGACCTCTTCCTCAGGGCCCGCTTCCCGAGCGGACGAGGCGTCATGAGCAGCATTCCCCAACCGACCTCAGCAGCCCGGACCGCCGCCCGCAAGGACGGCGGCGGCAACGCCATGGCGCTGCTGGTCATCGCCTCGTGTCAGCTGATGGTGGTCCTCGACATCACCATCGTGAACATCGCACTGCCGGACATCCAGCGCTCCCTGGACTTCTCCACGACGAGCCTGGCCTGGGTGGTCAACGCCTACACCCTCACCTTCGGCGGACTGCTGCTGCTCGGCGGGCGCGCCGGCGACATCCTCGGCCGTCGGCGCGTGTTCGTCTTCGGCGTGCTGCTCTTCGTCCTCGCCTCGCTGCTGGGCGGTCTCGCCCAGAACGAACCGCAACTCCTCGCCGCGCGCGCCCTGCAGGGCGTCGGCGGGGCCATCGCGTCCCCGACCGCGCTCTCCCTCGTCAGCACGACGTTCCGTGAAGGCCCGGAGCGCAACCGGGCGTTCGGGGTCTTCGCCGCGGTCTCGGCCGGCGGCGGCGCGATCGGACTGCTCGCCGGCGGCATGCTCGTCGAGTGGCTGAACTGGCGGTGGGTGCTCTTCGTCAACGTCCCCATCGGGCTGCTCATCGCACTGGCCACGCCCCGCTACATCAAGGAGTCCGAGCGCCATCCCGGCCGCTTCGACATCGCCGGGGCACTGACGTCCACCGTCGGCATGGTCCTGCTGGTGTACGGGTTCATCAGAGCCGCCCAGGAAGGGTGGCGGGACACCATCACGCTGCTCTCGTTCGCCGCGGCCGTCGTCGTCCTCGCCGTGTTCGTCCTGATCGAGCGGCGCTCCCGGCAGCCCATCACGCCGCTGCACATGTTCGCCGACCGCAACCGGGCGGGCACGTACGGCATCATGCTGTGCCTCGCCGCGGCGATCTTCGGCATGTTCTTCTTCCTCACGCTCTTCGTGCAGAACGTGCTCGGCTTCAGCCCGCTCGCGGCCGGGTTCGCCTTCCTGCCGGTGAGCGCGGTCATCGCGGTCGGTGCCGGACTGGCCTCACGGTTCCTGCCGAAATACGGCCCCAAGCCGTTCATGGTGGTGGGCGCGGTCCTCGCCGCCGTCGGCCTGTCCTGGCTGACGCTGACGGACGTGCACTCCACGTACGCGGGCAGCGTCCTCGGGCCGATGCTCGTCTTCAGCCTCGGCATGGGCATGGAGTTCGTCTCCCTGACCCTCATGGCGCTCTCCAACGTCACCCCACAGGAGACCGGGGCGGCCTCGGGCCTGCTCAACGCCACCCAGCAGGTGGGCGGTTCGCTCGGCCTGTCCATCCTGGTCACCATGTACGGCACGGCCAGCCGGAACGAGGCCGACCAGCAGGTCTCCGACTTCCTCGCGCAGGCGACACCCGCCGAACGCCTGCGTTTCCGGCAGACCGGAGTGCTCCCCGACCCCTGGGGGGACGAGGTGCTCACCGCAGGCGTCTCGGCTGCCTTCGTCATGGCGGCGATCTTCACGGTTCTCGCCGCTCTGATCGCGGTGCTGGTCATCCAGGTCCGTCCGTCGGACCTGGAACGCCTCAAGGGCGGCACGGTCCCGGGCGGAGTCTGAGGGTTCCCCGCCGAGGCGGCGGCGGGTGACGCCCGGACGGAGTGGGAGGCGCCCACGCGCCCACCAGGACGATCCGGCCGTCACGGAGCGCCAGGGAACGCCGACCGAGCGAGCGCGGCCCTCACCCGGCGTGAGCGGACGGGTTTGCCGTCGGAGTGAGGGGCAACGCGATGTCCATGAGTGAACCGAACAAGAAGACGAGCACCCATACGAACCCCTCTACGAAGGCGGACGCGGGCGACGGGTCCGCGGCGAAGCGGGCGACCGCGGCCAAGGCCCGCCACACCACCGCCGAGGCGACGGCTCCGGCCGCACGCGCCGCGCGTGACGCCGCGACGAAGACGGACGACGCCGCCGCGGCCGCGAAGACCGGTGTCCAGCGCACGGCCGAGGTGACGACCGGCGCGGTGCAGAGCGCGGCGCACAGCGCCGCACGGGGCGTCGAGGCGAGCCGTCAGGCGATCGTCGCGACCTCGGGCCAGGTGGCCGCGACCGCGAAGACGGCCTGGACGGTCGTCGCGCACCGCAAGCTGATCGCGGCGGGCGTGGGCGCGGGGCTGTCGGCGCTGACGGCCGCCTCGTACGCCGTCGGCCGCCGTTCGGCCCGCCACGCGCACGGCCCCCTCACCCGGCTCACCGGCGGCCGGATCTGACCTTGCGCAGCCGTGGCTGCGACCAGGGCAGTGCCAGGCGGCCCCCGGTGCCCGCGCACCGGGGGCCGGGGCCGTGGCGTGAGCCGTCTCATCGCTCCAGCCCCCGGGTTGTGCAGCCACCGCGCCTCCCGTCCCGTCCATGCCGCGTGGACGACGGCGCGGGTCACCCCCCGCCCCCAACCGCCACGCGCAGGCCTCCCGCCTCGCGCAGGCTTCCGCGGCCGGACGGCGGTGAGCGGACCGGCCGACGAGCGCGCCTCCCGGCGCATGAAACCGTCGGACGCGGTTACCCCCTTGCCATGGCAGCGACATCGAACTCCGACCACGACCACGCCATGGCGTCGGTGCCCGGTCGGAACACGGCGGAGCCGGAGAAGCAGGTGGAGCGGCAGGAGCCGGGGGAGCCGGGGGAGCCGGGGCAGTTGCCGAAACGGTCGTGGTGGGCCGTGCTGAAAGGCACCGTGCGCGAGTTCCAGGACGACGAACTCACGGACCGGGCCGCCGCGCTGACGTACTACGGCGTTCTGTCGATGTTCCCCGCCCTGCTGGTGCTGGTATCGCTCCTGGGGCTGGCCGGCAAGTCGGCGACCGACGAGGTGCTGGACAACCTGCGCAAGGTGGCGCCGGGTTCGGCCCGGGACGTCATCAGCGACGCGGTCGCGGAGTTGCAGGGCCGGGGCGGCGTCGGCTCGGTCATGGCGCTGGTCGGCCTCGTCCTCGCCATCTGGTCGGCCTCCGGCTACACCGCGGCCTTCATCCGCAGCGCCAACGCCGTGTACGACATGCCCGAGGGGCGGCCGGTGTGGAAGGTGCTGCCGGTGCGCGTCGGTGTCACGGTGGTGCTGCTCGTGCTCGCCGTGGTCAGCGCGCTCATCGTGGTGTTCACCGGCGGACTGGCCCGTCAGGCCGGCGCCGCGCTGGGCATCGGGGACACGGCCCTGACCGTCTGGTCCATCGCGAAGTGGCCGGTGCTGATCGTCCTCGTCACCGTCATGATCGCCCTGCTGTACTGGGCGACGCCCAACGTGCGGGGCCGGGGCCTGAAGTGGATCACGCCGGGCAGTGTGCTCGCGCTGCTGCTGTGGCTGATCGCCTCCGCCGGCTTCGCGTTCTACGTCGCCAACTTCGCCTCGTACAACAAGACGTACGGCACGCTCGCCGGCGTGATCGTCTTCCTGGTGTGGCTGTGGATCAGCAACATCGCGATCCTGCTGGGCCTGGAGTTCGACGCGGAGCTGGCCCGTCAGCGTGCCGTCGCGGGCGGCCTGGCGGAGGGCGAGGAACCCTACGTCGAGCCGCGCGACACCCGTGCGTGGAGCGAGGAGGACAAGCGCCGGGCGGAGTGACGCACGCCGACGCGGGGCGGGGGCCGGACGGTTCAGCGCACCGGGAAGCCGAAGGAGTATCCCTGCTGCTTCAGCCAGGGCAGGACCTCGCGCAGCGCGGTCACGGTCTGGGAGCGGTCGCCGCCCGCGTCGTGGAAGAGGATGGTCGGACCGTTGCCCACCTCGCTCTTGACGTTGGCGACGATGGCGGCGGCGCCCGGCCGCTCGAAGTCCTTGGTGTCGACGTTCCAGCCCAGCGGGCGCATCCCGCGGGAGGCGGCGAGATCCCGGCTGTAGGGGGTGAACGCGCCGCCCGGCGCCCGGTAGTACAGCGGGCGGACGCCTCCGGACGCCTCGGTGATCATGCGCTCCGCGTCCAGGATCTGCTGCGACTGGTAGGCCTGCGGCTTGGCGTCCATGGACGTGTCGTGCGAGACGCTGTGGTCGCACAGCCGGTGGCCCGCCGCCACCACGGCCTTGACCAGGTCCGGGTGCGCCTGGGCCTGGGCGCCCACCATGCAGAAGGTCGCCTTCACCCCGTTCTCCCGCAGCACGTCGAGGACTTGGGGCGTCCAGACGGGGTCGGGGCCGTCGTCGATGGTGATGTTGACGCCCCGGGGGCCGCGGTCGGAGGCGTGGGCGATGTCCACGGCGACCCGCGCCGGGGCGGACGCCGCCGCGGAGGGACGCGCGGACGCCTCCGCCCCCGATTCCGCCCCGCTGCCGTCGGCCTGCGCGGTCCACACCGAGGTGACCGCGGCCATCGCCGTGACCCCTACCGCCGCCGCGATTACCCGGCCGTACCAACCCCGCCCGCCATGCCGCGCCATGTCTGCCCTGTCCTTCGTCCCGGTGGA
The window above is part of the Streptomyces sp. NBC_00425 genome. Proteins encoded here:
- a CDS encoding helix-turn-helix domain-containing protein, whose protein sequence is MLHESVFRTTDLPVDARFEAWAERMGRTHAPMQLTSDRTADYRGRQRVISLGDVTVWPATFDHLVFRRTPKLVRQSDPEVYHLSLLLQGEAAADWGRRQAAYHVNEFHTNSSSRSYDIHTGPEPVTMVGVEIPQSLVALPGHRADQVIGRHISGREGVGALLAQFLLHLVSDTSAYQPSDAPRLGAVAADLVTAVFAHVADADLRFAPESRGRTLALQIKSFINRRLGDPDLTPAGIAAAHHISRSYLYRLFQAEGLTVASYIRDQRLEHARRDLADPRLHSLPVHAVAARWGFLRAAEFTRAFRVAYGVPPSEVRERALTEG
- a CDS encoding MFS transporter; translated protein: MALLVIASCQLMVVLDITIVNIALPDIQRSLDFSTTSLAWVVNAYTLTFGGLLLLGGRAGDILGRRRVFVFGVLLFVLASLLGGLAQNEPQLLAARALQGVGGAIASPTALSLVSTTFREGPERNRAFGVFAAVSAGGGAIGLLAGGMLVEWLNWRWVLFVNVPIGLLIALATPRYIKESERHPGRFDIAGALTSTVGMVLLVYGFIRAAQEGWRDTITLLSFAAAVVVLAVFVLIERRSRQPITPLHMFADRNRAGTYGIMLCLAAAIFGMFFFLTLFVQNVLGFSPLAAGFAFLPVSAVIAVGAGLASRFLPKYGPKPFMVVGAVLAAVGLSWLTLTDVHSTYAGSVLGPMLVFSLGMGMEFVSLTLMALSNVTPQETGAASGLLNATQQVGGSLGLSILVTMYGTASRNEADQQVSDFLAQATPAERLRFRQTGVLPDPWGDEVLTAGVSAAFVMAAIFTVLAALIAVLVIQVRPSDLERLKGGTVPGGV
- a CDS encoding YihY/virulence factor BrkB family protein codes for the protein MAATSNSDHDHAMASVPGRNTAEPEKQVERQEPGEPGEPGQLPKRSWWAVLKGTVREFQDDELTDRAAALTYYGVLSMFPALLVLVSLLGLAGKSATDEVLDNLRKVAPGSARDVISDAVAELQGRGGVGSVMALVGLVLAIWSASGYTAAFIRSANAVYDMPEGRPVWKVLPVRVGVTVVLLVLAVVSALIVVFTGGLARQAGAALGIGDTALTVWSIAKWPVLIVLVTVMIALLYWATPNVRGRGLKWITPGSVLALLLWLIASAGFAFYVANFASYNKTYGTLAGVIVFLVWLWISNIAILLGLEFDAELARQRAVAGGLAEGEEPYVEPRDTRAWSEEDKRRAE
- a CDS encoding polysaccharide deacetylase family protein; translation: MARHGGRGWYGRVIAAAVGVTAMAAVTSVWTAQADGSGAESGAEASARPSAAASAPARVAVDIAHASDRGPRGVNITIDDGPDPVWTPQVLDVLRENGVKATFCMVGAQAQAHPDLVKAVVAAGHRLCDHSVSHDTSMDAKPQAYQSQQILDAERMITEASGGVRPLYYRAPGGAFTPYSRDLAASRGMRPLGWNVDTKDFERPGAAAIVANVKSEVGNGPTILFHDAGGDRSQTVTALREVLPWLKQQGYSFGFPVR